In Saccharomyces eubayanus strain FM1318 chromosome XV, whole genome shotgun sequence, a single window of DNA contains:
- the IFM1 gene encoding translation initiation factor 2, whose amino-acid sequence MLKRHGLFWLKTCPRLNVLQKYSILIPHSFIIRNVYQRRQYAKGRRNQVVKKELKPLKFPIPNYISVNKLANLLNCRVEKLIKDLTALGFENITTTYILSKEYVELILQEYNFALPSLSTSTNLDNVYDELKSPVNPKLLTKRPPVVTIMGHVDHGKTTIIDYLRKSSVVAQEHGGITQHIGAFQITTPKSGKRITFLDTPGHAAFLKMRERGANITDIIVLVVSVEDSVMPQTLEAIKHVKKSGNELIIAITKIDRIPQPKEREKKIEKVINDLISQDIAVEKIGGDVQVIPISAKTGENMDLLEESIVLLSDVMDIRAENSPKTIAEGWIIESQVKKQVGNVATILVKKGTLRKGKILICGNTFCKIKNLIDDKGTHIPEATPSFATEVFGWKDVPHVGDEIIQVKSEAIAKKFISKRQDLVEVQKNCSTVERLNEERALAKENHHNKDKDVDSESQDATQDNKLDAGPKNINFIIKCDVSGSAEAVSESISSLGNNEVRCNVISSSVGIPAESDLKMAQITDSTILCFNLGNLPSEVINNRAGIKIKQYNVIYKLIEDVTETLTENLKPIFEKKIISTVDIREIFDFKLKKKTIKIAGCKVNNGIIKKNSLIQVVRGPNDDVIFXGTLSTLKHNKDDVAEVSKGHECGITFENAFEGFKPGDKILAYENVKVPRYL is encoded by the coding sequence ATGCTTAAAAGACACGGATTATTTTGGTTAAAGACATGTCCCCGTCTAAatgttcttcaaaaatattcaatactTATACCTCATTCATTTATTATTCGTAACGTTTACCAACGAAGGCAGTACGCGAagggaagaagaaaccaGGTTGTAAAGAAAGAGTTAAAGCCACTTAAGTTTCCCATTCCAAATTATATCTCCGTAAATAAATTAGCCAATTTGCTAAACTGTCGCGTGGAGAAACTAATCAAAGATTTGACAGCACTGGGCTTTGAGAATATTACAACAACTTACATCctatcaaaagaatatgttGAACTGATTTTACAAGAATACAACTTTGCACTTCCGAGTCTCTCAACATCTACTAATTTGGACAATGTTTATGATGAGCTAAAATCTCCTGTCAATCCAAAGTTATTAACGAAAAGACCTCCTGTGGTGACCATAATGGGCCATGTTGATCATGGTAAGACAACTATCATAGATTATCTGAGGAAATCCTCTGTTGTTGCTCAAGAACACGGTGGGATCACACAACACATTGGTGCCTTTCAGATAACAACTCCAAAGTCTGGCAAAAGAATCACATTTCTAGATACTCCTGGTCATGCAGCCTTTTTAAAAATGAGAGAGAGAGGTGCAAATATCACTGACATCATTGTTCTCGTGGTCTCTGTTGAAGATTCTGTTATGCCGCAGACGTTGGAAGCCATAAAACATGTCAAAAAGTCAGGCAATGAATTGATAATTGCAATAACGAAAATAGACAGGATTCCTCAGCCGAAAGAacgtgaaaaaaaaattgagaaagTCATCAATGATTTGATTAGTCAAGATATTGCAGTTGAGAAAATCGGTGGAGATGTTCAGGTGATTCCCATAAGTGCCAAAACCGGCGAAAATATGGACCTCTTAGAGGAATCGATTGTGTTGTTAAGTGATGTGATGGATATTAGAGCCGAGAATTCCCCTAAAACTATTGCAGAGGGATGGATTATCGAAAGTCAAGTCAAAAAGCAAGTTGGAAATGTAGCTACCATTCTGGTTAAAAAAGGCACTCTACGAAAAGGCAAAATTCTGATTTGTGGTAACacattttgtaaaatcaaaaacttaATCGATGACAAAGGTACACACATTCCTGAAGCAACACCGTCCTTTGCTACTGAAGTATTTGGATGGAAAGATGTTCCACATGTTGGAGACGAAATAATTCAAGTCAAGAGTGAAGCGATTGCCAAAAAGTTCATTAGTAAGAGGCAAGATCTTGTCGAGGTTCAGAAAAACTGTAGTACCGTTGAAAGGTTAAACGAAGAGAGAGCTTTAGCCAAAGAGAATCACCACAACAAAGATAAAGATGTTGATTCAGAAAGTCAAGATGCCACACAGGACAATAAACTGGACGCCGGACCtaaaaatattaattttatcatcaaGTGTGATGTCTCTGGGTCTGCTGAGGCAGTCTCAGAAAGTATTTCTTCGTTGGGGAATAATGAAGTGAGATGTAACGTCatatcttcttctgtcGGTATACCTGCTGAAAGCGACTTGAAGATGGCACAAATAACGGATAGCACAATCCTGTGCTTCAATTTGGGTAATTTACCCAGCGAGGTAATCAACAATAGGGCTGGcatcaaaataaaacagtACAATGTTATCTATAAATTAATCGAGGACGTAACTGAAACGTTGACTGAAAATCTCAaaccaatttttgaaaaaaaaataatctcAACTGTAGATATTcgtgaaatttttgattttaaactgaaaaagaaaacaattaaAATTGCCGGTTGCAAAGTAAATAACGGTATcatcaagaagaattcATTGATTCAAGTAGTTAGGGGTCCTAATGACGATGTCATTTTCKATGGAACGCTCTCAACTCTAAAACATAATAAAGATGATGTAGCAGAAGTTTCAAAAGGACACGAATGTGGGATCACATTTGAGAACGCTTTTGAAGGTTTTAAACCCGGTGATAAAATTTTGGCTTATGAAAATGTGAAAGTTCCTCGTTATCTGTAA
- the TSR4 gene encoding small subunit rRNA maturation protein TSR4: MSKIEELPPSDIEDESYSSKPGDVFLAVVDTPVKETDEILIEDSFIGGEPKWLHPDSQPPVELLKCGACKSADNMKLLLQAFSPLDDEQMSTIQQRVGVNNMNYVNPQDDRVLYVFLCTKCQRKGNSVRCIRGVKKNKNDDKLSEKMASASLGKNFLNNPFDITNNSDSTPNAFSGNPFENPSTATNPFGVDSTKSGISQKEGENKEEESAKASAKAARKLHDSQKDKEYDQTRCFKSYLLYVEEETFKNKKPAHLQLPKNLKIDQEALDLTGDEDLEKDPIKLDPRTEKLCKFLDDDVFQKFQEVVGYNPLQVLRYDLGGRPLLYAETKIDILSTLPRPGYNPSSQRIFEMQLMPKMIFDLEETVSVENGMEWGTILVFTDVENYIPKFDEHGVGYVEECVKVQWESRT, translated from the coding sequence ATGTCTAAAATTGAAGAGCTGCCGCCATCTgacattgaagatgaatcCTATTCTAGTAAACCTGGAGACGTGTTTTTAGCGGTTGTGGATACACCTGTTAAAGAAACTGATGAAATATTGATTGAGGACAGTTTTATTGGCGGTGAGCCCAAATGGCTGCATCCAGATTCACAACCACCAGTTGAACTATTGAAATGTGGTGCTTGTAAATCAGCCGATAATATGAAGTTATTGCTACAAGCTTTTTCACCATTAGATGATGAGCAAATGAGTACCATTCAACAGCGAGTTGGCGTTAATAATATGAATTATGTTAATCCCCAAGATGATAGAGTGCTATATGTCTTCCTTTGTACCAAATGTCAAAGAAAGGGCAATTCAGTGCGTTGTATAAGAGGtgtaaagaagaataaaaacGATGATAAGCTTTCTGAGAAGATGGCCTCAGCTTCGTTGGGTAAAAATTTCCTAAATAACCCATTTGACATTACAAACAACTCTGACTCTACACCTAATGCATTTTCAGGTAACCCATTCGAAAATCCTTCTACAGCTACCAACCCATTTGGAGTTGATAGCACCAAATCAGGTATATCGCAAAAGGAAGgggaaaataaagaagaagaatctgCAAAGGCTTCTGCAAAGGCTGCCAGAAAACTGCACGATTCACAAAAGGACAAAGAATATGATCAAACTAGATGTTTCAAAAGTTATCTATTATATGTTGAGGAAGAAACgttcaagaataaaaagCCAGCACATTTGCAACTACCTAAGAACTTAAAGATTGACCAGGAAGCATTGGATTTAACAGGTGATGAAGATCTCGAAAAAGACCCGATTAAGTTGGACCCAAGAACGGAAAAGTTATGCAAGTTTCTTGATGATGACGTATTCCAAAAGTTTCAAGAGGTGGTCGGTTACAACCCATTACAAGTATTGCGTTATGACTTAGGTGGGAGACCATTACTATATGCTGAAACCAAAATTGATATCTTATCAACGCTGCCAAGACCTGGTTACAACCCATCAAgccaaagaatttttgaaatgcaGCTAATGCCAAAGatgatttttgatttggagGAGACAGTATCTGTTGAAAATGGAATGGAATGGGGCACCATCCTTGTTTTTACCGATGTCGAAAATTACATACCTAAATTTGATGAACACGGTGTTGGCTATGTAGAAGAATGTGTCAAGGTCCAATGGGAATCGAGAACTTAA
- the DIS3 gene encoding exosome catalytic subunit DIS3, with product MSVSAVAPRRKRLAEGLSVTQKVFVRSRNGGATKIVREHYLRSDIPCLSRSCTKCPQIVVPDAQNELPKFILSDSPLELSPPIGKHYVVLDTNVVLQAIDLLENPNCFFDVIVPQIVLDEVRNKSYPVYTRLRTLCRDSDEHKRFIVFHNEFSEHTFVERLPNETINDRNDRAIRKTCQWYGEHLKSYGISVVLVTNDRLNREAATKEEDSKITTKSLMEYVELLPNADDIRDSIPQMDAFDKDQERDTFSDFTFPEYYSTARVMGGLKNGVLYQGTIQISEYNFLEGSVSLPRFSKPVLIVGQKNLNRAFNSDQVIVELLPQSEWKAPSSIVLDSEHFDVNDNPDIXAGDDDDNNEPSSTTTITSDKQRRLLAKDAIIAQRSKKVQPTAKVVYIQRRSWRQYVGQLAPSSVDLQSSSTQNVFVILMDKCLPKVRIRTRRAGELVDKRVVISIDSWPATHKYPLGHFVRDLGTIESAQAETEALLLEHDVEYRPFSKKVLECLPSEGHDWKAPAKLDDPEAVSKDALLTKRKDLRDKLICSIDPPGCVDIDDALHAKRLPNGNWEVGVHIADVTHFVKPNTALDAEGAARGTSVYLVDKRIDMLPMLLGTDLCSLKPYVDRFAFSVIWELDDNANIVNVDFMKSVIKSREAFSYEQAQFRIDDKNQNDELTSGMRALLDLSIKLKQKRLEAGALNLASPEVKVHMDSETSDPNEVEIKKLLATNSLVEEFMLLANISVARKIYDAFPQTAMLRRHAAPPSTNFEIMNEMLNTRKNMSISLESSKALADSLDRCVDPEDPYFNTLVRIMSTRCMMAAQYFYSGAYSYPDFRHYGLAVDIYTHFTSPIRRYCDVVAHRQLAGAIGYEPLSLTHRDKNKMDMICRNINRKHRNAQFAGRASIEYYVGQVMRNNESTETGYVIKVFNNGIVVLVPKFGVEGLIRLDNLTKDPNSATFDEVEYKLTFVPTDSDKPRDVYVFDKVEVQVRSVMDPITSKRKAELLLK from the coding sequence aTGTCGGTATCTGCTGTTGCCcctagaagaaaaaggctGGCGGAAGGCTTGAGTGTCACGCAGAAAGTGTTTGTTAGGTCCCGTAACGGAGGGGCTACTAAGATTGTCAGAGAGCACTATCTGAGATCGGACATTCCATGTCTTTCAAGAAGTTGTACCAAGTGTCCGCAGATCGTCGTTCCCGACGCTCAAAATGAGCTGCCCAAGTTTATTCTATCTGATTCTCCGCTAGAGTTGAGCCCACCCATCGGGAAGCACTACGTCGTGCTGGATACCAACGTGGTTTTGCAAGCGATCGATCTTCTAGAAAACCCAAACTGTTTTTTCGACGTGATCGTTCCGCAGATTGTCCTGGATGAAGTGAGAAACAAATCATATCCAGTGTACACGAGATTGAGAACTTTGTGCAGGGACAGTGACGAACACAAGAGATTTATTGTGTTTCATAACGAATTCAGCGAGCACACATTTGTGGAGAGACTACCAAATGAAACCATTAACGACAGAAACGATAGAGCCATCCGGAAAACATGTCAATGGTACGGTGAGCATCTGAAATCCTACGGTATAAGCGTTGTTCTTGTTACCAACGACCGTTTGAATAGAGAAGCCGCCACCAAGGAAGAGGACTCCAAGATAACAACCAAGAGTCTTATGGAGTATGTCGAGTTGCTGCCAAATGCAGACGACATCAGAGACTCTATTCCTCAAATGGACGCTTTCGATAAAGACCAAGAAAGGGACACATTTTCTGACTTCACCTTCCCCGAGTACTATTCCACGGCAAGAGTTATGGGTGGGCTAAAAAACGGTGTCTTGTACCAAGGTACTATTCAAATATCAGAGTACAATTTCCTGGAGGGCTCGGTGAGTTTACCGAGATTTTCCAAGCCGGTGCTGATCGTGGGCCAGAAAAACCTAAACAGGGCGTTCAACAGTGACCAAGTCATTGTGGAACTATTGCCTCAGTCAGAATGGAAAGCGCCCTCGTCCATCGTTTTGGACTCTGAACATTTCGACGTTAACGATAACCCAGATATCRAAGCAGGcgatgacgatgacaaCAATGAACCTTCCTCTACAACCACTATAACCTCCGACAAGCAACGTAGACTATTGGCCAAAGACGCTATAATAGCCCAAAGATCGAAAAAAGTCCAGCCGACAGCAAAAGTCGTGTACATACAAAGAAGATCCTGGAGACAATACGTGGGCCAGCTAGCACCAAGCTCCGTTGATTTACAGAGCAGCAGTACACAAAACGTCTTCGTTATCTTGATGGACAAATGTCTTCCAAAAGTCAGAATCAGAACCAGACGTGCTGGTGAACTTGTCGATAAAAGAGTCGTCATCTCTATCGATTCATGGCCCGCCACTCACAAATATCCATTAGGACATTTCGTAAGAGATCTAGGTACGATCGAATCAGCGCAGGCTGAAACTGAGGCCTTATTATTGGAGCACGATGTCGAGTACAGGCCTTTCTCCAAGAAAGTCCTGGAATGTTTACCATCTGAAGGCCATGATTGGAAAGCTCCAGCCAAACTGGATGATCCGGAAGCTGTTTCAAAGGATGCATTACtgacaaagagaaaagacTTAAGAGATAAACTGATATGTAGTATCGATCCACCAGGATGTGTAGATATTGATGATGCATTACACGCGAAGAGACTTCCAAACGGTAACTGGGAGGTCGGTGTACATATCGCCGACGTTACTCATTTTGTTAAACCAAATACTGCCCTAGACGCGGAAGGTGCCGCAAGAGGTACATCCGTCTACTTGGTGGATAAACGTATTGATATGTTACCCATGCTTTTAGGTACTGATTTGTGTTCTCTGAAACCGTATGTTGATAGATTTGCATTTTCAGTCATTTGGGAACTGGATGATAACGCTAATATCGTAAACGTTGATTTTATGAAATCCGTTATTAAATCTAGAGAAGCATTTTCGTATGAACAAGCACAATTTAGAATCGACGataaaaaccaaaatgatgaattgaCGTCAGGTATGAGAGCTCTGTTGGACTTGTCTATAAAATTGAAGCAAAAGAGACTGGAAGCCGGCGCCTTGAATTTGGCATCTCCTGAGGTTAAAGTTCATATGGATAGTGAAACCTCGGATCCAAACGAAgttgaaatcaaaaaactgCTAGCAACAAATTCTTTAGTTGAAGAGTTCATGCTGTTGGCTAACATTTCCGtggcaagaaaaatttacgATGCCTTCCCTCAGACCGCAATGCTAAGAAGACACGCAGCTCCACCATCTACTAATTTCGAAATTATGAATGAAATGTTGAATAcgagaaaaaatatgtcGATCTCGTTGGAATCATCCAAGGCTCTGGCAGATTCTTTGGACAGATGTGTGGACCCCGAAGACCCATACTTCAACACTTTGGTCCGTATAATGTCAACACGTTGTATGATGGCTGCCCAATATTTCTATTCTGGGGCCTATTCCTACCCTGACTTTAGACATTATGGTTTAGCCGTTGATATCTATACACATTTCACATCCCCAATCAGACGTTACTGTGATGTTGTTGCACACAGACAATTGGCAGGTGCCATTGGGTATGAACCATTAAGTTTGACTCACCGTGACAAGAATAAAATGGATATGATCTGTAGAAACATTAACAGAAAGCATAGAAATGCACAATTTGCCGGCAGAGCAAGTATAGAATACTATGTTGGTCAAGTTATGAGAAATAACGAGTCCACAGAAACCGGATATGTTATCAAGGTATTTAATAATGGTATAGTGGTACTAGTTCCTAAGTTTGGTGTGGAAGGGTTGATAAGACTAGATAATTTAACCAAGGACCCAAATTCTGCCACTTTCGACGAAGTTGAATACAAGCTAACTTTTGTTCCTACAGACTCTGACAAACCAAGAGATGTTTACGTTTTCGATAAAGTTGAAGTTCAAGTGAGGTCAGTGATGGACCCAATTACAAGTAAGCGTAAGGCAGAATTGCTGTTGAAGTAA
- the TAT2 gene encoding aromatic amino acid transmembrane transporter TAT2, producing MAGDFIPSTTYPSEELKERKSTSEFVGYKSKQLTSSSSHNSDTSHHDDNYQYSNRNIFQRCVDSFKPPLDGSFDTSNLKRTLKPRHLIMIAIGGSIGTGLFVGSGKAIAEGGPLGVVLGWTIAGSQIIGTIHGLGEITVRFPVVGAFANYGTRFLDPSISFVVSTIYVLQWFFVLPLEIIAAAMTVQYWNSAIDPVVWVAIFYVIIVSINLFGARGFGEAEFAFSTIKAITVCGFIILCIVLIFGGGPDHEYIGAKYWYDPGCLANGFPGVLSVLVVASYSLGGIEMTCLASGETDPKGLPSAIKQVFWRILFFFLVSLTLVGFLVPYTNQNLLGGSSVDNSPFVIAIKLHHIKVLPSIVNVVILISVLSVGNSCIFASSRTLCSMAHQGLIPWWFGYIDRAGRPLVGIMANSLFGLLAFLVKSGSMADVFNWLMAIAGLATCIVWLSINLSHIRFRMAMKAQGKKLDELEFVSAVGTWGSAYSALINCLILIAQFYCSLWPIGGWKDSKDRAKIFFQNYLCALIMLFIFVTHKIYYKCQTGQWWGIKALKDIDLETDRKNIDIEIVKQEIAEKKMFLDSCPWYVRHFHYWC from the coding sequence ATGGCTGGTGACTTTATTCCTTCCACCACGTATCCGAGTGAGGAGCTTAAGGAACGGAAATCCACATCCGAATTCGTAGGCTACAAATCCAAGCAGTTAACATCCTCTTCGTCGCACAATTCGGACACATCTCATCACGATGACAACTATCAATATAGCAACAGGAACATCTTCCAGCGGTGTGTCGACTCTTTCAAGCCGCCCCTGGACGGTTCGTTTGACACAAGTAACCTGAAAAGGACACTGAAGCCCAGGCATTTGATCATGATTGCCATCGGGGGCAGTATAGGGACCGGTCTGTTTGTCGGTAGTGGTAAAGCCATCGCGGAGGGCGGTCCTCTGGGTGTCGTCCTAGGTTGGACCATTGCCGGCTCGCAAATCATCGGGACCATCCATGGGTTGGGTGAAATCACAGTACGGTTCCCCGTTGTGGGCGCGTTTGCCAATTATGGTACAAGGTTTTTGGACCCCAGTATAagttttgttgtttctaCCATATACGTGCTACAGTGGTTCTTCGTTTTGCCCTTGGAAATCATTGCTGCAGCCATGACCGTGCAGTACTGGAACTCCGCCATCGACCCCGTAGTTTGGGTGGCCATCTTTTACGTCATCATCGTATCCATAAACCTGTTTGGTGCAAGAGGTTTCGGCGAGGCTGAATTCGCATTTTCCACCATCAAGGCAATAACGGTTTGCGGGTTCATCATATTATGCATCGTCCTTATTTTTGGAGGAGGACCCGACCATGAATACATTGGCGCCAAATACTGGTACGATCCTGGTTGCTTGGCCAACGGGTTTCCTGGTGTTTTGTCCGTGCTTGTCGTTGCCTCGTATTCCCTGGGTGGTATTGAAATGACATGTTTGGCATCGGGTGAAACGGATCCTAAGGGTCTACCAAGCGCTATCAAGCAAGTGTTTTGGAgaatcttgtttttctttttggtgTCGTTGACGCTGGTCGGATTCCTGGTCCCATATACAAACCAAAATCTGCTGGGTGGTTCATCCGTAGACAACTCGCCCTTCGTGATCGCTATCAAACTGCACCATATCAAAGTTTTGCCATCCATTGTCAACGTGGTCATTCTAATCAGTGTTTTGAGTGTGGGGAACTCCTGCATCTTCGCTTCGAGTAGAACACTGTGTTCCATGGCCCATCAAGGCCTTATTCCGTGGTGGTTTGGTTACATCGACCGTGCCGGCAGACCGCTAGTTGGCATTATGGCAAACTCGCTGTTCGGGTTACTAGCCTTTCTGGTCAAATCAGGTTCCATGGCAGACGTCTTCAATTGGCTCATGGCCATTGCTGGTCTAGCCACGTGTATAGTCTGGTTGAGTATCAATTTGTCGCACATCAGATTTAGAATGGCAATGAAGGCCCAGGGGAAAAAACTGGATGAGCTGGAGTTTGTCAGTGCTGTCGGGACATGGGGATCTGCGTACTCCGCATTAATCAACTGCCTGATCTTGATAGCCCAGTTTTACTGTTCTTTATGGCCCATTGGTGGCTGGAAAGATAGCAAAGATAGAGCAAAGATATTCTTCCAAAACTACCTCTGCGCTTTAATCATGTTATTCATATTCGTCACCCACAAGATTTACTATAAGTGCCAAACAGGCCAATGGTGGGGGATTAAAGCTCTAAAGGACATCGATCTAGAAACTGATCGCAAAAACATCGATATCGAGATTGTCAAGCAGGAAATCGCCGAAAAGAAGATGTTCTTGGATTCATGTCCGTGGTATGTCAGACACTTCCATTACTGGTGCTAG
- the TOS7 gene encoding Tos7p yields the protein MKKNFSITFFLVALSQFITMAFLIIGCVTAPVFKQIGYSKYDSITYGTFGYCKDGSCSKASYNYSPDQLSDSDSSWKLNSHARSILGKIIFITPIAAGLNFLAFLSTILSILLTNVLSSDRIGGASAIMFFVNLALSTLGFFSASLICIVVFLLFYPHVTWCSWILVPGAALSLLVVPLIFLAYSRSSCSREDDELDELEEKGMLLNDPYPGSAAERFNIDAEGEFSAHGDSRTNLLNSSFNNRTNATVLPNIIPRNQDSKLSNVTTSTTSDISTYDKEAKEMGNSNASELNDEEDGGMAFDKRKSTSTYSVIESESGLASGSIPNNYMRSNGNNYNTNDKAALMKREISGSPSLASSDYSQRDVIPHRNPSRLLNDIMETSFNEPNDNGINHMSQFNDKDNLTSISQRGVNLEAYNQTPQMVGGIPPQNMRPYAGQPHPTPSMYPQQQQRQRQPQPQHQYNLYQRTIPAGPDPSNVVLQSNPYFNIGPSQPPQHRNPVPRSGFAPNPLPNQGPIAQGYQPAYKRRMQNKNMPRATTSLNNPYGFR from the coding sequence atgaagaaaaacttttcgATAACTTTCTTCCTCGTGGCTCTGTCACAATTCATCACAATGGCGTTCCTCATTATAGGATGTGTCACCGCTCCTGTTTTCAAACAGATAGGATATTCCAAATACGACAGCATCACATATGGTACATTCGGCTACTGTAAAGATGGTTCTTGCTCCAAGGCAAGCTATAATTACAGCCCGGACCAATTGTCGGACAGTGATAGCAGCTGGAAGCTCAATAGCCATGCCAGGTCCATACTGGGGAAGATCATCTTTATCACACCCATTGCTGCCGGTTTGAACTTTTTGGCCTTTCTTTCTACTATCCTAAGCATTCTATTGACGAACGTACTGTCCAGTGATAGAATCGGTGGTGCATCTGCCATTATGTTCTTCGTTAACTTAGCGTTGTCCACATTGGGCTTTTTCTCTGCTTCTTTGATATGCATTGTCGTctttctattattttatcCTCACGTTACCTGGTGTTCATGGATTTTAGTACCGGGTGCTGCTTTATCTTTGCTAGTGGTTCCTCTGATATTCTTGGCTTATTCAAGAAGCTCATGTTCAAGAGAGGATGACGAACTGGACGAACTAGAGGAGAAGGGAATGCTGCTGAACGACCCATATCCAGGCTCAGCGGCCGAAAGATTCAACATCGATGCTGAAGGAGAATTCAGCGCTCACGGAGAttcaagaacaaatttATTGAATAGCAGCTTCAACAACCGTACCAACGCAACGGTACTGCCAAATATCATTCCACGTAACCAAGACTCAAAATTATCAAATGTAACAACGTCCACCACCTCTGACATCTCCACTTACGATAAAGAGGCCAAGGAGATGGGAAACTCAAACGCTTCTGAACTcaatgacgaagaagacggCGGTATGGCATTTGACAAGAGAAAATCTACATCTACGTATTCGGTTATTGAAAGTGAGAGTGGCCTGGCAAGCGGCAGTATTCCTAATAATTACATGAGAAGTAACGGCAATAACTACAATACGAATGATAAAGCGGCACTAATGAAGAGAGAGATTTCAGGCAGTCCATCCTTAGCATCCTCAGATTACTCCCAAAGAGACGTTATTCCCCATAGAAACCCTTCAAGGTTATTGAATGATATCATGGAGACTTCGTTCAATGAACCAAATGACAACGGCATCAATCACATGTCTCAATTTAACGATAAGGATAATCTAACTTCAATATCGCAAAGAGGGGTTAATTTAGAAGCGTACAACCAAACGCCTCAAATGGTAGGGGGGATTCCTCCTCAGAACATGAGGCCTTATGCTGGTCAACCACACCCAACCCCATCAATGTatccacaacaacaacaacgacaacgacaaccacaaccacaacaTCAGTATAATTTGTATCAAAGAACTATCCCTGCTGGTCCAGATCCTTCTAATGTCGTTTTACAAAGCAATCCTTATTTCAACATTGGCCCAAGCCAACCACCACAACACAGAAATCCGGTTCCAAGATCGGGTTTTGCTCCAAACCCACTACCAAATCAGGGCCCAATAGCGCAAGGCTACCAACCTGCTTATAAGAGGAGAATGCAGAATAAGAATATGCCCAGAGCCACCACCTCTTTAAATAATCCTTATGGTTTTAGGTAA
- the TLG2 gene encoding t-SNARE syntaxin TLG2 codes for MFRDRTNLFLSYRRTFPHNITISSGKGPLSDDRDIEMGTYPMTDMSHDISXRLMDEQDSKRGSSGDALPPIFIDIAQDVDDYLLEVRRLSEQLAKVYRKNSLPGFEDKSHDEALIEDLSFKVIQMLQKCYGVMKRLKTIFSSQFVDGKQLSREELIILDNLQKTYAEKIQTESNKFRVLQNNYLKFLNKDDLKPIRNNKLNTEDTLLLDDEEEATREKREGLDIEDYSKRTLQRQQQLHDTSAEAYLRERDEEITQLARGVLEVSTIFREMQDLVIDQGTIVDRIDYNLENTVVELKSADKELNKATHHQKRTQKCKVILLLTLCVITLFFFVMLKPHSSGGGGSGSHGNNNSNNNNSNDNNNNNNNNNNNNNNGGSGGNSNSSEENKELPSTIEVTEPDNRAPNHIL; via the coding sequence ATGTTCAGAGATAGAActaatttatttttatcgtACCGTAGGACTTTCCCACATAATATAACCATTTCATCTGGGAAAGGACCCTTGAGCGATGACCGAGATATCGAAATGGGTACGTACCCGATGACTGATATGTCGCACGATATATCCRCCAGGTTAATGGATGAACAGGATAGTAAGCGTGGAAGTAGTGGTGATGCTTTACCACCCATATTCATTGATATAGCGCAGGACGTCGACGATTATCTTCTTGAAGTGAGACGGTTGAGTGAACAACTTGCGAAGGTTTACAGAAAGAACTCGTTACCAGGGTTTGAAGATAAAAGTCATGATGAGGCGCTGATTGAAGATCTAAGCTTCAAGGTTATTCAGATGTTACAGAAGTGCTATGGGGTTATGAAGCGGTTGAAGACAATTTTCAGCTCTCAGTTTGTAGATGGGAAGCAATTGAGTCGAGAAGAACTGATCATACTAGATAATCTACAGAAGACTTATGCAGAGAAGATACAAACTGAAAGTAACAAGTTTAGAGTATTACAGAACAATTATctgaagtttttgaataaagatGATTTGAAACCCATTCGTAACAATAAACTCAATACAGAAGACACTCTGTTGTTGGACGACGAGGAGGAGGCAACAAGAGAAAAGCGGGAGGGTCTTGATATTGAGGATTATTCGAAAAGGACGTTACAAAGGCAACAGCAACTGCATGACACTTCCGCAGAGGCGTATTTGAGAGAACGTGACGAAGAGATTACTCAATTGGCAAGGGGTGTATTGGAAGTAAGCACGATTTTTAGGGAAATGCAAGATTTGGTTATTGATCAAGGAACCATTGTAGATAGAATYGATTACAATCTAGAGAACACAGTCGTGGAATTAAAAAGTGCGGATAAAGAACTGAATAAAGCTACACATcaccaaaaaagaacacaGAAATGTAAAGTTATCCTACTGTTAACATTATGCGTGATTACgttgtttttcttcgttatGTTGAAACCACATAGTAgcggtggtggtggtagtGGTAGTCATGGtaacaataatagtaataataacaacagtaacgataataataataataataataataataacaataataataataacggAGGTAGTGGTGGTAATAGTAATAGCAGTGAGGAAAACAAGGAATTGCCAAGCACAATTGAGGTGACAGAGCCGGATAACAGGGCCCCAAATCATATTCTTTGA